GTCACCGCAGCGCCCAGGCAACTGTCACATCCCCTGCAACGGCTTGCCGGTGTCGCCGGTCTGCTCGGTGCGAGCGTGCTCGTGGTCAACGCGGCCAAGCGTTCTCATCTCATTCCGACATCGGCGTTGACGCAGCTGCTCGCACCATTGGCCGAGGTCTTCGCCCTCGCTCTGATCACCGCCCTCTACCTCGTGTGCGAGGGGCGGATCGGCCGGATCGGCCGGATCGCCTTCGCGGTGAACTACGTCGCGCTGGCCGCGCTCGTCGGCGTCGAATTCGTCATCAACCTGGTGTTCTCGCGGCTGAGTACCGACCAGATAGCCGTCCTGCGCGCCGGTCCGCTCGGCGCGGCGCTGACTGTCGCGTCCCTCCTGTTCCTAGTGGGATCGGTGGGCTTCGCCATCACCCTGGCGTCGACCGCCATCCCGCCCCGAGGGGCCCTGGCGCTCTACGGCCTCGGGTCGGTGCCGGTGGCGCTGCGCGCCTTCGTGCCGGAATCGGTTCTCGACGCATCTCTGGTCGTGTTGGCGCTCGGGGTGGCTTGGCTGTCGATGTGGCTGGTCGGCACCCGGCACGCCGGGAACTGAAGCCTTCATCCCCTGCCGCGGCTGCTGGCGCGGCCGGGGATGGCGGCACCGGTCGCGGCCGCCCGGCGGTTACTCCGTCAGGGAGAGGGCCCGGCTCGGGCAGATGTCGACGGCGACCCGGGCCCGCTTCAGCGCCTCGTCGTCGGCCGGGGTGTCCTGGATGACGACGACCGTACCGTCCTCATCGCTTTGATCGAACGCGTCGGGGTCGGTCAGGACGCACTGGCCCGCTCCGACGCAGCGGTCCAGGTCCGCCACGATCTTGGTCATGCCGGGTCCTCCCATGTCACGGGTACCTCGTGGATGCCGTAGATGAAGGCGTCGTTCTTGTACGGCAGCCTGTCGGCAGGCGCGGCGAGCCGCAGTGTCGGAATGCGGCGGAAGAGGGTGTCGAAGACGATCTGCAGTTCCATGCGAGCCAGGTTCTGGCCGAGGCACTGGTGGATGCCGAATCCGAAGGCGACGTGGTTACGGGCGCCCCGGTCGAGTTTGATCTCGTCCGCCTCGTCGAAGGCCGACGGGTCGTGGTTGGCGGCGTTGCTCAGGGCCAGGACGGGGTCGCCGGCCCGGATGGTGACGCCGCCCATCTCCACGTCCTCGACGGCGACGCGGGAGTTGGCGAACTCGGCG
This window of the Actinoplanes oblitus genome carries:
- a CDS encoding ferredoxin, with amino-acid sequence MTKIVADLDRCVGAGQCVLTDPDAFDQSDEDGTVVVIQDTPADDEALKRARVAVDICPSRALSLTE